One stretch of Callospermophilus lateralis isolate mCalLat2 chromosome 11, mCalLat2.hap1, whole genome shotgun sequence DNA includes these proteins:
- the Nog gene encoding noggin produces MERCPSLGVTLYALVVVLGLRAAPAGGQHYLHIRPAPSDNLPLVDLIEHPDPIFDPKEKDLNETLLRSLLGGHYDPGFMATSPPEDRPGGGGGAAGGAEDLAELDQLLRQRPSGAMPSEIKGLEFSEGLAQGKKQRLSKKLRRKLQMWLWSQTFCPVLYAWNDLGSRFWPRYVKVGSCFSKRSCSVPEGMVCKPSKSVHLTVLRWRCQRRGGQRCGWIPIQYPIISECKCSC; encoded by the coding sequence ATGGAGCGCTGCCCCAGCCTGGGGGTCACCCTCTACGCCCTGGTGGTGGTCCTGGGGCTGCGGGCGGCACCGGCCGGTGGCCAGCACTATCTCCACATCCGCCCAGCTCCCAGCGACAACCTGCCCCTGGTGGACCTCATCGAACACCCGGACCCTATCTTTGACCCCAAGGAAAAGGATCTGAACGAGACGCTGCTGCGCTCGCTGCTTGGGGGCCACTACGACCCGGGCTTCATGGCCACCTCTCCCCCAGAGGACCGACCCGGAGGGGGCGGGGGAGCGGCTGGAGGAGCCGAGGACCTGGCGGAGCTGGACCAGCTGCTGCGGCAGCGGCCGTCGGGGGCCATGCCGAGCGAGATCAAAGGGCTGGAGTTCTCCGAGGGCTTGGCCCAGGGCAAGAAGCAGCGCCTGAGCAAGAAGCTGCGGAGGAAGTTACAGATGTGGCTGTGGTCGCAGACCTTCTGCCCGGTGCTGTACGCGTGGAACGACCTAGGCAGCCGCTTTTGGCCGCGCTACGTGAAGGTGGGCAGCTGCTTCAGTAAGCGCTCGTGCTCTGTGCCCGAGGGCATGGTGTGCAAGCCGTCCAAGTCCGTGCACCTCACGGTGCTGCGGTGGCGCTGTCAGCGGCGTGGGGGCCAGCGCTGCGGCTGGATTCCCATCCAGTACCCCATCATTTCCGAGTGCAAGTGCTCGTGTTAG